The Glycine soja cultivar W05 chromosome 6, ASM419377v2, whole genome shotgun sequence genome has a window encoding:
- the LOC114414255 gene encoding serine/threonine-protein phosphatase 7 long form homolog, producing the protein MKRHEFLWEPYTATVMSMLPPICLVGSMSWCAVVPLICFHVVEWHQPDRVLRQFGMQQPIPESPSQPWNVHGLTLKGKMDENWFQLLAPFISQWNNRAEFRVDVYARQEGLLSFNSDYMVWYRRKTKMFIDPNNANTATLGEVTETLQYMVSPQGRNTWTVDDLVPYVEKLAI; encoded by the exons atgaaacgacatgag tttctgtgggagccttacacaGCAACTGTTATGTCGATGTTGCCTCCCATTTGTTTGGTTGGCAGTATGTCGTGGTGCGCAGTGGTGCCactcatttgtttccatgttgtagagtggcaccaaccggatagagtgttgcgacaatttggaatgcaacaacctattccgGAGTCTCCTTCGCAACCATGGAATGTCCACGGGCTAACACTGAAAGGCAAAATGGATGAAAATTGGTTCCAGCTGTTGGCCCCATTTATCAGTCAGTGGAATAATCGAGCTGAGTTTAGGGTCGACGTTTATGCTCGACAAGAgggcctattgagttttaactcggattacatggtgtggtataggcgcaaaacaaaaatgtttatcgacccaaacaatgcaaacacggctacattg GGTGAAGTTACCGAGACATTGCAGTATATGGTGTCACCCCAAGGGCGAAacacatggacagttgatgatctcgtgccatATGTGGAAAAGTTAGCGATTtga